One Gossypium arboreum isolate Shixiya-1 chromosome 13, ASM2569848v2, whole genome shotgun sequence genomic window, attgataaAACAATACTCCGAGAACCACCGTAACCATGCACGACAAggtaaagtcgagcttagactctaaataagtgcttctGGAGGCAACCCAagtgtttaaattttattaattcttttaattttattacatgataattttaatgataaataaataaacaaataaaaagaggaaaaaataataaaaataaaatatatattgaaCCACACACTAACGTGTCCCGTGCCGTGTGTATAGTGGAGCAAATGATGAGAGTTACATGGTTTGAAGACATGGCCGATAAGTCACACGACTTGGACATATGGGCGTGTCCTGAAGCTTAATTTTTTCGATTTCgattgttacacggcctggacacgtTTAATCAGTAACGATTTTAGGGAAACAAAACCGAATATTCCAACAAAATGCCCCACATTCGGCTTCCAAAACGTTATATCACTTACGCAGCAGTAAACGACAAATGTATCtatttttcttcctcttttcttaTCTCCGCAAAACGTCAAATGAATAGGCACATCAACACTGCTACCAATATTTGTCAACtgtaatatatgttataaaatataattaaatgtataaaatataatacatgtCTTAAATATGTCATAtttaaatctataaaataattctAATTAGACTTTTTGGTATTTTCAGTGTCTTGAGCTCGTGTGAAGGATAACTTAACCCAATATGATGTTATGCGTCAACATCTCCTCtactctttttaatttttatttcactttattAAGATGATGTTTTAAAAAACGTGATccaattagttaattaatttattattattattttacagcACACATTCTTTTTTACATGTGATTATAATTGATTTGGGTCaatttattaagtaaaattgGTTTTCTATGATGCAATACTTTTTTCAAAGTAgggatgaaaattaaattataattttatggtagtaaaaataaaatttattattttaatagtctttatctttataatttttaaaagattaaattaaatctttATCATTCTTAAGGAAACaaattgtaattttacttttattaatttaaaatttaaaaattttaaaggatataaataaaaatttttcattttaaggggaCCGTGCTAGCCCCTAATTTCGCCCCTGTATGTAGTActttattttaaaaagtaaatataataggcttattataaaaaaacaaaaaaaaaaaaacaaaagtgaaagatgaaattttatataaatgATCGCTGCAAGCTTACAATGAAAGTGACACAATAATATGATTCTTTACTATCAAAGAAACTTTGGTCGTCAGagataatattttaacaatttaattttatataataattgttttaacaatttttcatgatttttaaaatattcatGTTGAATGTAGCAGTATATAGTTATATTAGTTATGCTCATAAATTTTGAACCCATTTGATTATTGTTATGTAATTTGATAACAATGATTATTATTTTACATCcaacaaataattaaaatttttgttcagtaatttaaatatcattaatttcttttatatgatttaaaatataaaagataataATAGTTTCGATTGAACGCCGCTAATAATGGATTCGATCGAACCTCGTGAGTATATCaattatttgagtttaattaaaaagaaaacaaaatgcaAACGgcttaatttttaagttttaatttatgTGTGAAAATTCACTTAAAAACAGAGTCCATGGCTGCTAACATATTATATATTAAACCATTtcctattaataaatttatgaaCGAGAGTTATATTCTTCTAAATTCATTTTACTTGGCGGTGGAGTATAATATTTTATGCAATAGTTATTcttttactatataaataaatattaatcaaAGTTggaataatattttgattttggattACAATTAATTGAGATTggtttgtaaatattttttattattaattttagatAAAATTATTTGAAGTTGGAGTCAAAATTGACCGTCTCAGCtaattaaacaaataataatgaaaattaatTCCACTTAATTTGGTCATATTCTGCAGGAATAGATATATTGCTCAACACTCACATTTACTACATCGGCAATAGTCAGAAAGACTGCCAAGTAAACAATGGAACACTCAATTCGAGTCAAACAAATACATAGAATGTGTTTTGAGGCACCAATTTTGAAGGACAGAAAGTGGAAACAAACAAAAGAATATTCAAAAACCAAGGAAATTTCTCACTCTATTTGCATATTTTTCTCCTTCCAGTATAGTTAAAATACGTGCAATTTACGTTGTACTTTGTTGACTCCTATCTTATACCTATAAATACATGCAACAATTGCACACATAGTCTCATCCAAACCCTGTGTTTTAAACACTCAACAGTAAGCAAAGGCAGCAAATTAATCTTTGAATTATTTGCTTCCAAAACCCTACACTTTTCCTTCAACACATCCTTGAAAATGACTTCACAAGCTTCTCCAGTTCTTGCTTCACCCCATCCCGCCATTTCATCCGAAAATCGACCCAAGGCTGATTTTCATCCCGGTATTTGGGGTGATATGTTCCTCAACTGTCCTGATACGGTAatctataattttttttcttacatatttttaagttttttggAGATTTCATGGAAAAGCATTATACGTACTTGAGCAGGATATCGATGCTGCAACTGAATTACAATATGAAGAATTTAAAGCTCAAGTGAGGAAGATGATTATGGAACCTGTTGATGATTCAAACCAAAAGTTGCCCTTCATTGATGCTGTTCAAAGATTAGGTGTGAGTTATCATTTTGAGAAAGAGATTGAAGATGAACTAGAGAATATTTACCGTGACACCAACAACAATGATGCTGAGAACGATCTCTACACTACAGCTCTTCGATTCCGGTTACTTAGAGAGCATGGCTTCGATATTTCATGTGGTAATTAAGTCTTAAACTCTCATAACTCTTCTTATCCATTTATCAATTAATATTATCAAACTTTACATTAATAATCATCTGTACAATActtcagtatatatatatatatatatatatatatatatatttattgatgaaactaatgtttgatgatgattttgggtGATTGAGCAGATGCATTCAACAAGTTCAAAGATGAGGCAGGGAACTTCAAGCCATCATTGACGAGTGATGTGCAAGGGTTGTTGGAACTTTATGAAGCTTCCTATATGAGGGTCCATGGGGAAGATATACTTGAtgaagccatttctttcaccacTGCTCAACTTACACTTGCTCTACCAACTTTAGATCATCCTTTATCGGAACAGGTCGGCCATGCCTTAAAGCAGTCTATCCGAAGGGGCTTGCCAAGGGTTGAGGCCCGGAATTTCATTTCGATATACCAAGATTTAGAATCCCACAACAAATCGTTGCTTCAATTTGCAAAGATTGATTTCAACTTGTTGCAGCTTTTGCATAGGAAAGAGCTAAGTGAGATCTGCAGGTAAGTGTTTGGAGATCTTTAAAGCTATGAAGTCTAATACTATATCAGTTGATCACACGACTGTTGCTGACATTTTATGATGCTTTTTTTAGGTGGTGGAAAGATTTAGACTTCACAAGAAAACTACCATTTGCAAGAGATAGAGTGGTTGAAGGCTATTTTTGGATAATGGGAGTTTACTTTGAACCCCAATACTCCCTTGGTAGAAAGATGTTGACAAAAGTCATAGCGATGGCTTCCATTGTTGATGATACTTATGATTCATATGCAACATATGATGAACTCATTCCTTATACAAATGCAATTGAAAGGTgagattttttttctcttttctacaAAAAAAAGTTTTGAGATCACAAAGAATAAGGGAATATATGATTTTAAACGTTAGGATATTCACTCCAGACTTGCAGTTAATCATATTTTAATGGTGATAGTATGAATTAACCAGGCTAAGTTTCAGATTCAAATTAACCCTCAAATTGTGTTTTAGGTGGGATATTAAATGCATGAACCAACTTCCAGATTACATGAAAATAAGTTACAAGGCACTATTagatgtttatgaagaaatggaACAAATTGTTGGCAAATCAAGGGAGACAAGATTCGAGTTGAGTATGCGAAAAAGGCGGTATGTAATGATAGAATAGTATGATATGCTTTAATCATAAatgtataaaatttgaaaattacatTAACAATTTGCTTATTTTTTTTATGCCTTTAATCATCAGATGATACGCCTTGCTCAAGCTTACCTTTTGGAGGCCAAATGGACTCATCAAAACTATAAACCAACCTTCGAGGAATTTAGAGATAATGCATTACCAACCTCTGGCTATGCCATGCTTGCTATAACGGCGTTTGTCGGCATGGGCGAAGTTATAACCCCTGAGACCTTCAAATGGGCCGCCAATGA contains:
- the LOC108462677 gene encoding LOW QUALITY PROTEIN: (+)-delta-cadinene synthase isozyme A-like (The sequence of the model RefSeq protein was modified relative to this genomic sequence to represent the inferred CDS: deleted 2 bases in 1 codon) codes for the protein MTSQASPVLASPHPAISSENRPKADFHPGIWGDMFLNCPDTDIDAATELQYEEFKAQVRKMIMEPVDDSNQKLPFIDAVQRLGVSYHFEKEIEDELENIYRDTNNNDAENDLYTTALRFRLLREHGFDISCDAFNKFKDEAGNFKPSLTSDVQGLLELYEASYMRVHGEDILDEAISFTTAQLTLALPTLDHPLSEQVGHALKQSIRRGLPRVEARNFISIYQDLESHNKSLLQFAKIDFNLLQLLHRKELSEICRWWKDLDFTRKLPFARDRVVEGYFWIMGVYFEPQYSLGRKMLTKVIAMASIVDDTYDSYATYDELIPYTNAIERWDIKCMNQLPDYMKISYKALLDVYEEMEQIVGKKGDKIRVEYAKKAMIRLAQAYLLEAKWTHQNYKPTFEEFRDNALPTSGYAMLAITAFVGMGEVITPETFKWAANDPKIIKASTIICRFMDDIAEHKFNHRREDDCSAIECYMEQYGVTAQEAYNEFNKHIESSWKDVNEEFLKPTEMPTPVLCRSLNLARVMDVLYREGDGYTHVGKAAKGGITSLLIDPIQI